In Paenibacillus dendritiformis, the DNA window CATATGCTACTTCTTCATGTTCCGCGAGGATCGGCCGAACCGCACGGGCCGCTTCCGCCGCCGGCCTCGCACCGGCAGCGCTCCCGCCATATAAGCGGAGCGAATGCAAGCAACCGGAGCCGATGCCTCCGGTTGCTGCTTTTTGGCATGTGGCCCGTTCCCCCCGGCCTGCCTTGCCTGTCCCATCGCCTCAGGGGTCCCTATCGCCACTTCTCGGAACAACTCTCCTTTGTTTTTCTCTTAACCTCTCTTTTCAACGGCATCTTGTCTCTTACGGGCACGATCCCACCCGCTCAGATCCGTTCCGCCAGCTCTCATATCCTCTAAATCAGAGTTAGTAAGGATGACCCTGAACCAATGGAAGACTGAACAAAAGAGTTGCGCCCATTCCCTTTCCAGTTTCGCGTCCTTCGCTTCACCTTCACAACTTGTCTATCCGAGCGTACAGACGATTCTCTCCCTTGGGCAATCCAACTCCCCTTTTTGATGGAAACCTGAACAATGGGGATAATGGCCATAAGGACAGACAGACACCCTTGTCCGCTCTGCTCTCGAAGTTCGGCATATCCCCGCATATTTCACTTATCCACTTCTCTTTCCGGTTATCTAGCCGGGGCATCCCGCAAGCCCCGTTATCCTCATTCTGCCGTGCTGTGGATAACCGCATTCGACCGTCACGACAGTCTTATCCACATGTGGACAACCTTCCTTCGGTTCACTTATCCCGCTTATCCACAGCGATGCTCACAAAAAAACAAGGGCCGCCGACCTTCCGGTTCAGCGCCCTTGCTCTTCCGTGCTGCGCACGCTACTCTTTCTTCTGCTGTCCTTCACACGATAAGAAATTTGGCCTCCCGATCGCAATTCATGCAGCATTTGACCGGCTTCTCCCAATCACTGAATTCGACCTCGTCCAAATTGACCAGATCGGGAGCATCCTCATACTCATCTACGAATTTATCGATTGCCAATTCTACGTGTTCTTTACAGACGACATACATGCATGTTTCCCTCTTTCTTGCCTAACCTGCTGTCAGTATTGGAAAAGTCATTGCTCCGGTTCCGGCGCTCCCCAACGAATGCGAAACGCCGCGGATATGCACCGTTCTCTTGTCATTGTGTCCCGATTAGTCCGGCTTATCCGCCAAGATCACCTTTACCGTCATCAGCACGCCGTCGCGATAGAAATGAACATCCATGCTATCGCCGATATGCTTCTTCTCATACAAATATTTGCGCAGCTCCAGGGTCGAGCCGATCTCCTGCTTATCGAACCGGACGATAACGTCGTTCAGCTTCAAGCCGGCCTGCTTGGCGGGGCCTGATGATTCCAGGACGATAACGCCCTCTCTCACGTCCTTCGGAAGGCGGATGTCCTCGCGCTGTTCCTCGGTAATCGGCGCGTACGGATTGTTCACATCGACCGTATAGACGCCGAGATACGGCCGCACGACCTTACCGTCCTCCATAATCTGTTCGACTGTCTCCATCACTTCATTGATCGGAATCGCGAAGCCCAATCCTTCCACGCCCGTAGTCGCGATCTTCATCGTATTGATGCCAATCACTTGGCCGTCAAGATTGACAAGCGCCCCGCCGCTGTTGCCCTCATTGATCGCGGCATCGGTCTGAATCACCGTCTGCTCCCAGTCGTATACCCCGTCCTGGTTCAGCGACACCGGAATCAGCCGGTTCGTATACCCGACGATCCCGGCCGTGAGCGACCCGCCGAAGCCGAGCGGATTGCCGAGGGCAATGACCGTCTCCCCGCGCCGAATCGCGCGGGAATCGCCAATCTCAGCGACCGCTGTCACGCCGGCGGCGTCAATCCGGACCACCGCGACATCCATGACGCGGTCCTTGCCGACAAGCTCGGCGTTCTTGCGCTGTCCGTTGTCCAGCACGACCTCCAATTCGTCCGCGCCTTGAACGACGTGCTCGTTCGTCAGCACATACGCCTTGCCCCCGTCCTTCTTGAAAATGACCCCGGAGCCGAGATTCATATCCTGCGCCGCACCGTTTTCATCGCCAATCTGCTTCTGCTTGTTGACCATGCTGACCACGGCCGGACTGACCTTGTCCGCAGCCTGGACGATCCGCTCGTACGGATCGTTCGCCATCGCATTGCCCGCCACCGCCACGGCGGGAGAGCCGGCCTCTCCGGATCCGGTAATCCAGCTGAACAGGATGACGGCGACGAACGCGCTGATAATCGAGCTGACGACGGCGACCTGCACCGTCGACCACTTGCCGCTTCCTGACCGTCTAATCCGCTTCCAGCCTTCACGGGGAGCCTTGGTACGCCGGTACCATCTGCGCTCGATCCGCCTTCTCACCTTCGGTGAGAAAAAATCATCCTCAAACAAGCTCATCCGAACCCACTCCCCTCAACCCGGGCTCTCGCCACGTTCGGCTGCTGCTCCGACTCTCTGCATCCTATTACCCATTACACAGGAATGCCAGGCTTTCAAACGGTCAACACTATATATGAGATGCCTGCAGCGGACAGTTCATGCGTCAGGCATGTCATCATTTCGTTTCCTCGTACATATTCTATCATACATCGTTCTCGTTGAGAGAAAAGAGACGGCATTGTAACTCTTTACCATCCTATTCCGTTATGAAGGAGGAAATGCACATGAAAACAGCCTCTTCCGCTTGGTCGGACGTCAATATTGTGGGGCAACTTGCCGACTTGAAGGAAGACCAATACCGCCTTACGCTTGCCTTGTCCACCTTAATGGAGCTGCTGGTCGAGAAAGGGCTCATCACCGATGAGGACATCGCGCGCAAAGCGCATGAAGTCGATCGATGGCTTACCGACGAACCGGAGACTTCTCGCTGACCTTATCCCATGCCGTGGGACGGTCATAATACGTATCTTTCAACTGGAACTCGCTCTCTTTGAAAAAATGGCCCTTGCTTTCCATCACGTCCTGCACCGTCATCCGGGCCAAGTCCTGCATATTGTGATCCAGGCTCAGATGCGCCAAATATGTACGGCGCGTGTTGCCGGTGACGACCTCGCACAACGCCTCGCCCGCCGCATCGTTCGACAAATGGCCCAGATCGCTCAAAATGCGGCGCTTGATGTTCCATGGATAACGCCCGACGCGGAGCATCTCGACGTCATGATTCGACTCCATGACGAGCACATCGGAGTCGGCGATCGCGTCACGGACCTTATCGCTCATGTAACCCAAGTCGGTCGCAACCGACAGCTTCGTCTCCCCCTCGAAAAAGCGGTATGCTACCGGCTCGGCCGCATCATGCGAGATGCCGAACGACTCCACGCGCAGATCGCCGAAGTCGCGGGCTTCGCCGGTCTGCATGACGATGCGGTTCTCCTCCGCGATATTGCCGACATGCTTCTCCAGCGCGGCCCACGTGTTCTCGTTGGCATAGATGGGCAAATCGTATTTCCGCGCAAACGCGCCCAATCCTTTAATATGATCCGAATGCTCGTGCGTGACGAAAATCGCGTCGATCTGCTTGCCGGAGAGTCCCTGCTCCTCCAGCAACTGCTCGGTCCGCTTGCAGCTCAGACCGACGTCGATCATCACCGTCGCGTCATCATTTTGAATCACGGTCGCATTCCCCGTCGAACCGCTTGACAACACTGAAAATCGTAAACTCATTTCTCGCTCTCCTTCTTTCCCGCTTCCGAACTGTCCACCGCTCCATTGATCGCATTTACGTAGTACACCTCGCCATTTTCGAGCAAAATCCGCCAGGAAGGAGCCGCTACCTGCGTATCTGCATCGAAAAGCTGGCCGTGATAGCCCAACTGGATATCCTTCACGATCGAGCCGGGCGCCAGCACGTTGTCGATCACGCTCTGCAGCGCTTTGGTGGCGGACAAAATTTTCTGCTCCTGATTGACCTTCGGCTCGATCAATTCCACATATTGCTGACGGTAGGCCGTAATCTTCTGGCTGCGGGTGCTCAGCTCAAGCGTTACTTCGAATATCGGCAGCCCATTCGCCAGCCGCTGGTGCAGCAGGAAGGTGTCGACGCTTCCGCTGAACGAATCATAGCGATACATTTCAATATGGGGAATCTCTCCTTGCAGCCCGCGCACCAGATCCTTCTCCGAGAAAATGATGGTGCTGTCCTGCGGATTCTCCAGCGGCACCGGATCCGGATCGCGCCGGACGAACCGGTACGTAATTTCGCGCAGCGCCGGGGTTTCCGCCGGTATTTTAGCCGTAACCTGAATTCTCTTCACGTCCATCATCTGGCGGGTCTCTTCAGACAGCGACGTCCAGTCCAGATCGGAATGGAGCTGCTCGCGAATATCCTGCCACAGCTGGTAGCCGAGCACAATATTCAGCAGCAGGAACGCGTATATCAAAATATTTTTGGCCCGACTCCAATCCATGCCGATCCTCCTTTGCGCTTCATGATCCCGGTTCCATCGAGCGGAAGTCGCCCTATTGCAGCAGCGTCGTCGAACCGTCGTTGAACTTCACCTGCCACGTAGGGATCAAGTGAATCGTCTCCTTGCTGTAATGCGGCACGTAGACGGGATCGACGCTGACGATCTCATTCAGCCGCCCGAGAGCCTTCAGCTTGTTCAGCAAGTCGTCGCCCGCCGGAAGCTTGCGTATCTCTTTCTCGGCAGACCGATTGAAGAGCTGAATGAGCGAGCGCTCGTAATTGGTAACCGTTCCTTGCTGAATCGCCACCTGCATATAGCCGAAATGGAAATCCGGCGTGCTGACGACCGGGTATGAGCCCCAATACTGCTCGAACCGCATGACGACTCCGCGTTCATTCGCGCCGCCGTACAATCCCGACTGTCTTTCGTTCGGACCTGGCAGCGTGAAGCGGTATTTCCCGTTCCACCCGCCATGCTGGTTGATGAAGCGGACCGCTGATGTCGCATCCGCCGCGACATCCTGCTTCCCTTCCGTCATCACCGCCGGATCGGAATAGATAATCCAGTGCTCTCCCCGGTTGATCTCCAGCCCCCGCTTGGCGTCGGTATAAATTTCAGAGTTGCCGGCGACGATATTTTTCGTCAAGGCAGGATCGAAGAACAGGCTGCGCTGCATCTGCTCCACCGTAATCCGCTCGTACGGCAGCTCCACCTCCACCGCCTCCAGCGGTTCCTCCGGCAGATAGAACATGCCGCCGACCAAGCGGTACGGCGTCCAGGTGCGGCCGAATTCGACCTGCTGGGTGACATCCTGCACAGTAAGATTGGCGCGTGTCGATTCATAGACCGCGTCTCCCTTCGCATTGAAGAAGTACACCCTCACCTCGTTCGACTCCGGATTGGCATACAGCCACATCCGCTTGATGGTCTCTTCCATGAAGGTGGTATCATCCCCAAGCGGGAAGACCCGCTGCAGCAGCTTCGCCGGAACCGGCGAGTTGAACCTCAGCTCGATTCCTTCGTTCTGCTTCCGGACTCGCTCCCAATCGACCGATGAGACCGGACGGTATTGGAAGCCGTCATACGTCCGGCCCTGCAGACGCTTCATGATAATATTGTAGAACGTTGTCCCCGGATACAGCATCGTATGCTTGTCTCCTCCCAGATGAAGAATCATCTGTTCCGGGAAGACGAGGTTTTCCAGCCGTTCCTCCGGTCCGAGCGGCTCCGTTTTGATATAATCGCTGGACGTCTTCTTCTCGAAATTGTAATTCGGCATGCTATACATCAGGAAGAAGCTCTGGAGTAGGCTAAGCAGCACAAGCACAGTGAGCAATATCGTCTTCAGCCGCTCAATCATACACTTGGGTCACTCCCTTCGGCCGAGACCGGAAGGGTGAAGGCCACCTTGGTGCCTTCATTCCATTCCGACTCGATTCGGATATCCCCGCCATGCGCCCGCACAATTTCCCGGGCAATGGACAACCCCAGACCGGTTCCTCCCATATTTCTCGATCGCGCCTTGTCGACACGGTAGAAGCGTTCGAAAATACGCTCCAGATCCTTTTGCGGAATGCCGATCCCGTTATCGCTGACGTTCACCTCAACATTCGGCCTGCCTTCCCGGAATACGGCGGACAAGGTGACCTCGCCGCCATCCGGCGTATATTTCAACGCATTCGACACAAGATTGTCGAGCAGTTGATCAATCTGATCGCGGTCGATGACGACCGGAATATTGGTTCCCTCGACCGAGGCCTTGGCTGTAATCCGCTTCTTGCGGAACTGGAAGGAGAAGCGGTCCAGCACATCCTCCAGCATCTCGGCAATGTCGGTCGGCTGCTTGCGCATAATCGCCTGCTTCGAATCAAGCCGCGACAGATGAAGCAGATCCGTCACGAGCCGGATCATTCGTTCGGTCTCATTGCGGATAACGCCGACGAAGCGACCGGACAGCTCCTTCTCCTCCAGGGCGCCGTCCTCCAGCGCCTCCGCATAGCTCTTGATCGTCGTGAGCGGCGTGCGCAGCTCATGCGACACATTCGCGACGAATTCGCGGCGCGATTGCTCCAGCTTCTCCTGCTCGGTCACATCCTGCAGGACGACAATCGAGCCGGTCATGCCTTCGCCGCGGCGGTGAATCGGGGTGAACGTGACGCGCAGCACCGTCTCGCCTCCAGGTTCCGCCGCATCGCCAGCCCCGCGCGCCGGGAGCAGCATCCCGTTGTTCTCCCCGCTGACGAGCTGCTCGACCTGCCGATCCGGAATGCTGAGCAGCCCGGCGATCGACCGGCCCAAGGCATCCGCCTCCCGAATTCCCAGCATGAGGCAAGCCCGGCGATTGACGAGTATGACTTGTCCCGCTTCGTCCGTCGCGATAACGCCGTCGCTCATATTGGTCAGGATGGAAGCCAGCTTTTCCTTCTCTTCCTCATTCGCATTGAGCGCTTCCTGGAGCCGCCGCGTCATATAATTAAACGCCTCGCTCAGCTGTCCGATCTCGTCCGTGCCGAGCACCGGAACTTCGCCATCGAAGTTCCCCTCGGCCACCTTCGTCGCCTGCTTCGTGATCTCCTTGATCGGCTGCGTAATCGTATGGGCGAGAATGATGCCCAGCACCGCCGTCAGGCCGAGCGCGATCGCCATCCCCGAGAAGAAGATGCGGTTGATTCCGTTGATCGTCTCGTAGAGCTCCTTCATCGAGGCGACGATATACAAGGCCCCGACCAGCTTCCCGTTCGAGTAGACGGGCTGGGCCACAATCTGCTTGCGCACGTTCTTGTCATCGATGATAACTTCCTCGTTATAACTGATGCCCTGCAGCGCACGGTTTACGACCGGCTCCGTATTTTTGCGTCCGACATATTCCGTGCTCGTCTGCGAGGAGGTCGTCAATACCCGGCCCGTCGCATCCAGCACCTGAATCTCCATCCCGTTCATATTGATGAAGTTGCGAACGAACCGATCGATCTCTTTAATCGTGTTCGGATTGTCTACCGTCTCATCGCCCTTCAACGTCTGGCCCGTATAATGAGACAGCAGTCCTGCCGTATTGCGCAGATCCCGGGAGAAGTTCAGCGTCAATGAATTCTTCATCGAGCTGACAAAGTATACACCGATTAATTGCATCGCGATCAGAATGAGCAATACGTAAATAATGATCAGCTTCGCTTGAATCGTGCGAAAAAACCGGCCGATCCCCCGCTTCATTTAGAAGCCCCCGTTACGCGGGTTGCGCATCATATAACCGAGGCCCCGCCGCGTAATGATGTACTCCGGCTTGCTCGGATCATCCTCGATCTTCTCGCGAAGACGGCGAATCGTCACGTCCACCGTTCGGACATCGCCGAAATATTCATACCCCCATACCGCCTGCAGCAGATGCTCCCGAGTCATGACCTTGCCTGCATTTCGAACCAGATAATGAAGCAGCTCGTACTCCCGGTGGGTCAGATCGAGCATTTCCTTGTTCTTGTACACGACATACATGTCGGTGTCAATCAGCAGCTCATGCAGCCGCAAGCCGTGCTTCTCGCCGTTATCCGCATTCTGCCCGTCCGACGCCGCTTGGGCGGACGCCTTGTTCTGCCGCCGCAGGTGCGCCTTCACCCGCGCCAGCATCTCGCGCGTGCTGAACGGCTTCGTTACATAATCATCCGCGCCCATCTCCAGCCCGAGCACCTTGTCCAGCTCGGTATCCTTTGCCGTCAGCATAATGATCGGCATATGAAGATGCTGTCTGATCTCCCGGCATACATCCATTCCGTCCTTCACCGGCAGCATCAGATCGAGCAGAATCAGGTCCGGCTTCTCCGACAGCGCGAGCTCGACCGCCGCGCCGCCATCGAAGGCGCAGATGACCTCGTATCCTTCCTTTTCCAGATTGAATTTGAGAATATCCGCTATCGGCTGCTCATCATCCACCACGAGAATTTTGCCGTGCATGAAGCCACACCTCTCTCTATCTTGAAAATGTCCCCTATTATGATTCGGTTCCGACTTGTCAGGAATCGATAGAATCAGTTCATACGATCCGTGCCCCTCTATATTACCATATTTGCCGCCCCATCCCGAATGTCAACCCCGGATTGGACAAATTTAATAAATTCTTCTCCCCTTCCCGCCTTCCTTCCGTTACTTCCAGGGATGCATCAAAAAGAGGCGGGATCATTCTCCCGCCTCGGTATCGGTTAAAGATACGGTTTCAAGCAACCTCCGGGTGCTGAAAACCGGCCTTTTTAAGTCTGAATTTATAAGTATTTTAAAGGATTCTTGACTTCATCGTTCACATGAATCTCAAAATGCAGATGCGTGCCCGTCGAATTGCCCGTATTGCCCATCACGCCAATGTCTTGTCCCTTCTCGACAATATCGCCGACTTTGACGTTAATCGAGTTGAGATGGCCGTACAACGTCTTGTACCCATTATTATGGTCGACGATGATGGCATTGCCATAGCCGCTCTTCTGGCCGGCAAAAATAACGACGCCTTCGTCCGCGGCCAGGATCGAGCGGTCGGACGATACAAGATCGATGCCTTTATGCGTCCGGCCCCAGCGGCTTCCGAAGCCGCTGGTCAGCGTAGCTCCGTTGACCGGCCAATCGAAGGTGCCTGTCCCTTCGCCGCGCACCACCTTCGTTCCGCGCAAAATAATCTCCGGCACGGAAGGCTCGATCACCTCTTGCTCAATCCACTCTTCATGAGTCAGCTTGCCGTTATCCTTCGTCAGGCGGTACGACATCCGCTTCAGCCCCTGCTTGCCCTTGCGCACGACCTTCGATTCGCCGGCGCGCATATCCGGATCTTCCTTGATGATCCGCTGCGGCTCCGTCACCAAGTATTCGCTATACGCTTCTACGGTCTTCACGGTAATCATCGGCTTCGCATCGGTCAGATCCAGCTCTTGTCCCGGCTTCAGCACTTCTTCCCCGACGTTAGGATTGTTGCGGTAGATGGTTTCCAACGGCACATTCTGCTTTTTGGCGATCGAAGAGAGCGTATCTCCCTCCTTCACCGTATACTGGACCGGCTTGGTGACGCCGGTCGTCAGCATTCGGAGCGCCTCCTCGGGCTGCAGCACCTGCTGCGGGTCGGTATTGCTCTCCACCATACTTACCCGCTCGCGGAACTCGACCGATTCCACCCGTGACATCGCCTTCGTGGCATTCGCGGAACGAACCGGCGCGGACAGCACCTTGACCTCCTTGGCCGATTTGCCTGTGCCCGCCTTGCCGGAATACTTCGACTTAATCTGGGCAAGAATCTTCTCCGCCGTCGCTTCATCCTTCACGATGCCGATGCTCTTGCCGTTGACCTTGAGCTGGACGCCAGCCGCATACGGCTTCAACGTGCGATCCAGCTTGGCGATCGTCTCGGCCGTCGCCGGTTTCGCCTTGAAGCCGGAATCCGGCTCTGTACGGATATGCTTCGTGTCGAGCTGAATATGGGCGTTCGGATATTTTCCCTGCTCTTCCTGCTGCTTCTTCGCATAGAACGACTCCAGCTCGTCCAGACTGGAAATCGTTCCTACCCATTCATTATTGTTATATACGTGAAAATACGCTACCGTATTGGCATGAACATAAGCGGTTCCGCCCCAGATCGATGCAGCGATAAGCGCTGCGCCCCCCAGTGTCAGACCAAGTTGCTTCCGGTGAACAGCGATCCACTGTTGAGCGGATTCCGGCATCATCCGACGCCACGCTGCCTTCCATTGTTGCCACCGGCTGCCTGAGACCGAATTCTTCTCATCCTTCCGGTGATCGCTATCGTAACGTTCCATGTCAGTCTCCTTTTGCTTCACATCTGATATCAAGACTTCTGCGCCGATTACAACGGGAATTCGAATGGTGGCCATGGATGCCTGTACGCAACGTACCGGCAAGGCTCGATTCCCTGTATCCGTATCCATTCTGTCTCTGCATCATCCTGCGGACCCCGACAAATGGTTAAAGTTTTGTCATCTTTTTTCCACCTTTTATACTGTAACATAGGTCGGAAGAACAATGCAACTGACGAAAAAAATGGGCAAAAATAAGGAGATTTTCGGTTTTTTCGTTCCATTCTCGTTCAAAATTCGTGATCCAACGCGAATATGGCGCACCTGCTATGCAAGATGCGCCATATCCGCGTTTTTTATTCATCATAGGCAAAGCGGCAGACCAGGAATATAACCGGCGAAGGGTTATGGCGTCCCCGTTCCTTCCGGAGCGCTCGCTTCGCCATTGGCCTCGGATGGTCCGTTCGGCTCCTCCGCCTTGTCCGGCTTGCCCTTCAACCATTCGAGCATCTGCCCGTATTCTTCGTCATTCAAATACTTCGCCAAAATCTGCTCGGCTTCCGTCAGCTCCGCCGCCGTCAAGCCGTCCTCCATCAAGGTGGACAGCCGCTGCATCTCCTCCTGGGGCAGCTTCTTCATCAAAGTGGCGAATAGCTGCTCCTTGTTGGACGCCGGAATCTCTTCTTTATTGCGGGACAGCGCATCCGGAGAGATGACGACCCGCTCCCGCTCCGCGGCGTCGCCGGAAGAGATTCCGCCCATCACAGGCAGCGCCCCGTCGCCAGGCTCCTCCTTCGGCGGATCGGATGCTTTTTTGCCCGCTGCGGGCGCTTGCGGACTCTGCGGCGTCAGCTTGCTCTTGTCCGGCTGTGCCGCCTTGCCTCCGCTTCCGAACAGTTCCCCCCACATCGACGTGAGCGTGAGAGCAGGCCGCTCTATCGGAATCTGAAATGTATTCAAGGCCGATTGAATATAGCGATCGACGACGACCGCGGTCGTCGCTATCGTAATAAAGCCGGATAACACGCTGACCGTCACGATGATGGCGATCAGGCGGATAATGCGTAGCGTCATGCGCATAATGAAGCCTCCCAGCCGCTATCCGTCCATCTAGCAATGAAAGAGAGAACGGATAGAGTTGCAATTGTATTACTGCTTAGTATGCCCAATTATGCGCAAAAAAAACCGGCCGTCCCTCGCGGGAACAACCGGCTCACAACCCTTGTCTTCATCTATTAGCGATAGATCGGACGAACCTGGTTCGTCTGCTCGCGATTGCGTCCGACCGAGAAGATCGAGATCGGAATGCCTGTAAGCTCGGATACCCGCTTCACATAGTTGCGGGTGCTCTCCGGCAGTTCTTCCATCGTCTTGCATTGCGAAATGTCTTCGGTCCAGCCTGGCATTTCCTCGTAGATAGCTTCACATTCTGCGAGCATGTTCAAGTTCGCCGGATAGTGCTCAATCACCTGATCGCGGTATTTGTAAGCCGTGCAGATTTTGACCGTCTTCAATCCGGTCAGCACGTCCAGCGAGTTCAGGGACAATCCGGTAATGCCGCTTACCCGGCGCGCATGGCGCACGACGACGCTGTCGAACCAGCCGACGCGGCGCGGGCGGCCCGTAACGGTGCCGTACTCATGGCCCGCTTCGCGGATGAAGTCTCCGGTCTCGCAATTCAGCTCCGTCGGGAACGGGCCGTCGCCTACGCGTGTCGTATAAGCCTTGGCGACGCCGATAACCTCTTCGATCTTGGATGGTCCCACGCCCGAACCGATGCAGACCCCTCCTGCCGTCGGATTCGAAGACGTAACGAACGGATAGGTGCCTTGGTCGATATCGAGCATGACGCCTTGCGCCCCTTCGAACAGCACCTTTTGGCCGGCATCGATCGCGTCGTTCAACACGACGGACGTGTCGACGACATACTTGCGGATCGCATCCGTATATTGCAGATATTCGTTCAGCGTCGCTTCAATATCCAGTTCTTCGCCGCCATACATCCGGATCAATTCATTCTTTTCTTTGGCAAGATGGCGGAACTTCTGTTCGAATACGTCCTTGTCGAGCAAGTCGACGATCCGAATGCCGTTGCGCGCCGCTTTGTCCATATAGGCAGGGCCGATCCCTTTGCGGGTCGTCCCGATTTTGTTCGGTCCTTTACGCTCTTCCTCCAACCCGTCCAGCACCATATGATATGGCATAATGACATGTGCCCGATCGCTGATGCGGAGATTGTCGGTCGAGAAGCCATTATCGTGAATATATCCAATTTCTTCGATTAACGCCTTTGGATTGACTACCATGCCGTTTCCAATGACACAGATTTTGTCCTTGTAGAAGATGCCGGATGGTATCAGGCTCAGCTTATACTTTTTATTATTGATTAGGATCGTGTGCCCCGCATTGTTACCGCCTTGATATCGCGCCACTACATCTGCGCTTTCGGCGAGGAAATCGGTGATTTTCCCTTTTCCCTCGTCACCCCATTGGGTTCCTACGACGACTACTGTAGACATTTTCATACCCCCGTCGGGTGTTCACACACCAATATTCGCTGCATTCTTCCGAAGGCAGCATTTTAAGTGTATCAGCGTTGGAAGACGAAGTCAATAAAAAAGCGAACGTTACGTACCGCCCATATAGCAATGTTCGGAAAAGTAACGCTCGCACGCTATGAATCCCATTAAATGTCTATCCTGCAGGCATTTCCTGATGATTGCGCTCGTAGCTTACGAATTTATTGAAATTTTTGAGGAAGACGAGCTCGACAGTTCCGACCGGGCCGTTCCGCTGCTTGGCGATAATGATCTCGATGATGTTCTTCTTCTCGGTATCCTGATTGTAATAGTCATCGCGGTACAGGAACGCGACGATATCGGCATCCTGCTCGATCG includes these proteins:
- a CDS encoding MBL fold metallo-hydrolase; this translates as MSLRFSVLSSGSTGNATVIQNDDATVMIDVGLSCKRTEQLLEEQGLSGKQIDAIFVTHEHSDHIKGLGAFARKYDLPIYANENTWAALEKHVGNIAEENRIVMQTGEARDFGDLRVESFGISHDAAEPVAYRFFEGETKLSVATDLGYMSDKVRDAIADSDVLVMESNHDVEMLRVGRYPWNIKRRILSDLGHLSNDAAGEALCEVVTGNTRRTYLAHLSLDHNMQDLARMTVQDVMESKGHFFKESEFQLKDTYYDRPTAWDKVSEKSPVRR
- the yycF gene encoding response regulator YycF, coding for MHGKILVVDDEQPIADILKFNLEKEGYEVICAFDGGAAVELALSEKPDLILLDLMLPVKDGMDVCREIRQHLHMPIIMLTAKDTELDKVLGLEMGADDYVTKPFSTREMLARVKAHLRRQNKASAQAASDGQNADNGEKHGLRLHELLIDTDMYVVYKNKEMLDLTHREYELLHYLVRNAGKVMTREHLLQAVWGYEYFGDVRTVDVTIRRLREKIEDDPSKPEYIITRRGLGYMMRNPRNGGF
- the walK gene encoding cell wall metabolism sensor histidine kinase WalK — translated: MKRGIGRFFRTIQAKLIIIYVLLILIAMQLIGVYFVSSMKNSLTLNFSRDLRNTAGLLSHYTGQTLKGDETVDNPNTIKEIDRFVRNFINMNGMEIQVLDATGRVLTTSSQTSTEYVGRKNTEPVVNRALQGISYNEEVIIDDKNVRKQIVAQPVYSNGKLVGALYIVASMKELYETINGINRIFFSGMAIALGLTAVLGIILAHTITQPIKEITKQATKVAEGNFDGEVPVLGTDEIGQLSEAFNYMTRRLQEALNANEEEKEKLASILTNMSDGVIATDEAGQVILVNRRACLMLGIREADALGRSIAGLLSIPDRQVEQLVSGENNGMLLPARGAGDAAEPGGETVLRVTFTPIHRRGEGMTGSIVVLQDVTEQEKLEQSRREFVANVSHELRTPLTTIKSYAEALEDGALEEKELSGRFVGVIRNETERMIRLVTDLLHLSRLDSKQAIMRKQPTDIAEMLEDVLDRFSFQFRKKRITAKASVEGTNIPVVIDRDQIDQLLDNLVSNALKYTPDGGEVTLSAVFREGRPNVEVNVSDNGIGIPQKDLERIFERFYRVDKARSRNMGGTGLGLSIAREIVRAHGGDIRIESEWNEGTKVAFTLPVSAEGSDPSV
- the yycI gene encoding two-component system regulatory protein YycI, whose translation is MDWSRAKNILIYAFLLLNIVLGYQLWQDIREQLHSDLDWTSLSEETRQMMDVKRIQVTAKIPAETPALREITYRFVRRDPDPVPLENPQDSTIIFSEKDLVRGLQGEIPHIEMYRYDSFSGSVDTFLLHQRLANGLPIFEVTLELSTRSQKITAYRQQYVELIEPKVNQEQKILSATKALQSVIDNVLAPGSIVKDIQLGYHGQLFDADTQVAAPSWRILLENGEVYYVNAINGAVDSSEAGKKESEK
- a CDS encoding S1C family serine protease, translating into MSLFEDDFFSPKVRRRIERRWYRRTKAPREGWKRIRRSGSGKWSTVQVAVVSSIISAFVAVILFSWITGSGEAGSPAVAVAGNAMANDPYERIVQAADKVSPAVVSMVNKQKQIGDENGAAQDMNLGSGVIFKKDGGKAYVLTNEHVVQGADELEVVLDNGQRKNAELVGKDRVMDVAVVRIDAAGVTAVAEIGDSRAIRRGETVIALGNPLGFGGSLTAGIVGYTNRLIPVSLNQDGVYDWEQTVIQTDAAINEGNSGGALVNLDGQVIGINTMKIATTGVEGLGFAIPINEVMETVEQIMEDGKVVRPYLGVYTVDVNNPYAPITEEQREDIRLPKDVREGVIVLESSGPAKQAGLKLNDVIVRFDKQEIGSTLELRKYLYEKKHIGDSMDVHFYRDGVLMTVKVILADKPD
- a CDS encoding CxxH/CxxC protein codes for the protein MYVVCKEHVELAIDKFVDEYEDAPDLVNLDEVEFSDWEKPVKCCMNCDREAKFLIV
- a CDS encoding YycH family regulatory protein, producing MIERLKTILLTVLVLLSLLQSFFLMYSMPNYNFEKKTSSDYIKTEPLGPEERLENLVFPEQMILHLGGDKHTMLYPGTTFYNIIMKRLQGRTYDGFQYRPVSSVDWERVRKQNEGIELRFNSPVPAKLLQRVFPLGDDTTFMEETIKRMWLYANPESNEVRVYFFNAKGDAVYESTRANLTVQDVTQQVEFGRTWTPYRLVGGMFYLPEEPLEAVEVELPYERITVEQMQRSLFFDPALTKNIVAGNSEIYTDAKRGLEINRGEHWIIYSDPAVMTEGKQDVAADATSAVRFINQHGGWNGKYRFTLPGPNERQSGLYGGANERGVVMRFEQYWGSYPVVSTPDFHFGYMQVAIQQGTVTNYERSLIQLFNRSAEKEIRKLPAGDDLLNKLKALGRLNEIVSVDPVYVPHYSKETIHLIPTWQVKFNDGSTTLLQ